Proteins from a single region of Paraburkholderia sp. PGU19:
- a CDS encoding PAAR domain-containing protein, translating into MHKAAARHGDTTTTRGVVLAFSSTIHDDGKKVALSGDEATCGNCEGIYKIFGTGRGMSEKGRDVVIDGDLVLCPCKRNRVIVGSNPGIFLETTQGRAVAGNAGETVVCAPALLSIDTFDEQVRAVAPDIVLDGYPYSVETADGQTFSGRMGASGLLSRVNTDEADYYTVHWGEEALVRREGA; encoded by the coding sequence ATGCATAAGGCGGCGGCGCGGCACGGCGACACCACGACGACACGCGGCGTGGTGCTCGCGTTTTCATCCACAATTCACGACGATGGCAAAAAGGTTGCCTTGAGCGGTGACGAAGCGACCTGCGGCAACTGCGAGGGAATCTACAAGATATTCGGCACCGGCAGGGGCATGTCGGAGAAAGGCCGAGATGTCGTGATTGATGGCGACCTCGTGTTATGTCCATGCAAAAGAAACCGGGTAATCGTCGGCAGCAATCCGGGAATATTTCTCGAAACCACTCAAGGTCGCGCGGTCGCTGGCAACGCAGGCGAGACAGTTGTCTGCGCACCCGCCTTGCTCTCGATCGATACATTTGACGAACAGGTTCGAGCAGTCGCACCTGATATTGTTCTCGATGGCTATCCATATTCTGTCGAGACGGCGGATGGACAGACCTTTTCAGGACGTATGGGAGCAAGTGGTCTGCTATCGCGCGTAAACACAGACGAGGCCGACTACTACACGGTCCATTGGGGCGAAGAGGCTCTCGTAAGACGGGAAGGAGCTTGA
- a CDS encoding type VI secretion system amidase effector protein Tae4, whose amino-acid sequence MPNPKTVVRTNSTPGSIHVVQLRVVSFRELWENYPTGNPYNDPGYKDQCAIRLSVTLHRVGIEMKSFSAKLVKPLSGQASIGRVILDGKATATRANELGEWLRLQPFAGLGKAEDVTGADWLSRVKGRTGIIMFDRYWTRDGESDSDASGGHIDLWNGEKLTGFGTGARVSWNIVIPGVWSDFRRSKTILFFPIK is encoded by the coding sequence GTGCCGAATCCAAAAACAGTAGTTAGAACGAACTCGACACCGGGGTCTATCCACGTGGTGCAGTTGAGGGTTGTTTCGTTTCGGGAACTATGGGAGAACTATCCGACTGGCAACCCTTACAACGACCCGGGTTACAAGGACCAGTGCGCGATTCGACTGAGCGTTACGCTTCATCGCGTCGGGATCGAGATGAAGTCGTTCTCCGCGAAGCTTGTTAAGCCGCTGTCGGGACAAGCTTCCATCGGACGAGTCATACTGGACGGCAAGGCGACTGCGACGCGTGCCAACGAACTGGGGGAATGGCTCAGGTTGCAACCGTTCGCCGGACTTGGAAAAGCCGAAGACGTCACGGGAGCGGATTGGCTGTCCCGAGTCAAGGGGCGAACGGGCATCATCATGTTTGATCGTTACTGGACGCGCGACGGCGAATCAGATAGCGACGCAAGTGGTGGCCATATTGATTTGTGGAACGGTGAAAAACTGACTGGATTCGGAACAGGTGCTCGCGTGAGTTGGAATATCGTCATCCCCGGAGTGTGGTCAGATTTCCGTAGATCAAAGACGATCCTGTTTTTCCCAATCAAATGA
- a CDS encoding VC0807 family protein, translated as MKVPYRYLSAMVINVALPWLAYRLALPHWGTTGALAASAAPLIAWIAWDLYHSRHFDALSALVLAGILPLLAWALIDQGEHRRALEDPMVSGVIGIAFLLSLLLRKPMVYYLARSTVSRESLADVEQFECHYRERPKLVARIHRMTVVWGIGLTAENAARYWVVTNLSDAQLALHISTALRWGVYGSLMLWTLWTRRHLKRIDAERKMESA; from the coding sequence ATGAAGGTTCCGTACCGATACCTGTCCGCGATGGTCATCAATGTCGCGCTGCCGTGGCTCGCGTACCGGCTTGCGTTGCCGCATTGGGGCACGACGGGCGCGCTCGCCGCATCTGCCGCGCCGTTGATCGCGTGGATCGCATGGGACCTGTACCACTCGCGGCACTTCGATGCGTTGAGCGCGCTCGTGCTGGCCGGCATCCTGCCGCTGCTCGCGTGGGCGCTGATCGACCAGGGCGAGCATCGGCGCGCGCTCGAAGACCCGATGGTGTCGGGCGTCATCGGCATCGCGTTTCTGTTGTCGCTGCTGTTGCGCAAGCCGATGGTCTACTACCTCGCGCGTTCGACGGTGTCGCGTGAATCGCTTGCAGATGTCGAACAGTTCGAGTGCCACTATCGCGAGCGTCCCAAACTCGTCGCGCGGATTCACCGGATGACGGTGGTCTGGGGCATCGGTCTGACGGCCGAGAATGCCGCGCGTTACTGGGTCGTGACGAACCTGAGCGACGCGCAACTGGCGTTGCATATTTCGACGGCGTTGCGCTGGGGCGTCTATGGCTCGCTCATGCTGTGGACGCTCTGGACGCGGCGCCATCTCAAACGCATTGACGCTGAGAGAAAAATGGAGTCAGCATGA